The uncultured Ilyobacter sp. genome has a segment encoding these proteins:
- the hcp gene encoding hydroxylamine reductase, whose protein sequence is MSMFCYQCQEAASGKGCTIRGVCGKTPEEAKLQDVLLHSIKSVALYSSPLRETGDLDESVDYFILNTLFMTVTNSNFDDDVLYDQILKAVKLRDELKENCEKKNPSGIMKIFKRKTEGCCPSEKFNHLLDPISDYEDKDRIFGVLADKSGVMRTENEDERSLKEMIVYGLKGMSAYTEHAAHLGYKNREIVGFIEKALLATDDPDITVDELVALTLETGKYGVEAMALLDKANTDTYGNPEITKVNIGVGKNPGILISGHDLRDMEQLLEQTKGTGVDVYTHSEMLPANYYPAFKKYENFVGNYGGSWWHQTKEFETFNGPVLFTSNCIVPPRSGSLTYKERIFTTNAAGMGGCVHIEKDAEGKKDFTPIIEMAKKCQPPVEIETGEIVGGFAHNQVIALADKVIEAVKSGAIKKFVVMAGCDARMQDRKYYTEFAEKLPKDTVILTAGCAKYRYNKLPLGDIGGIPRVLDAGQCNDSYSLAVIAMKLQEVFGLDDINDLPIAYNIAWYEQKAVIVLLALLHLGIKNIHLGPTLPAFLSPNVTNVLVEKFGIARISTVEEDMKIFGIE, encoded by the coding sequence ATGTCAATGTTCTGTTATCAATGTCAAGAAGCTGCATCAGGAAAAGGATGTACCATTAGAGGTGTATGTGGAAAGACTCCTGAAGAGGCAAAATTACAAGATGTACTCCTTCATTCTATTAAAAGTGTGGCACTTTACAGTTCACCTCTCAGAGAAACCGGGGATTTGGATGAAAGTGTAGATTATTTCATATTAAATACTTTATTTATGACGGTAACAAACTCTAACTTTGATGATGATGTTTTATATGATCAGATCTTAAAGGCAGTAAAGCTAAGAGATGAACTAAAGGAAAATTGTGAGAAAAAGAATCCTTCGGGAATTATGAAAATTTTTAAAAGAAAAACTGAGGGATGTTGTCCTAGCGAAAAATTTAACCATTTGCTAGATCCTATTTCAGATTATGAGGATAAGGATAGAATTTTCGGAGTTTTAGCAGATAAATCCGGGGTAATGAGAACAGAAAACGAAGATGAGAGATCTCTTAAAGAGATGATAGTATATGGTCTAAAGGGTATGTCTGCATACACTGAACATGCAGCTCACCTGGGGTATAAAAACAGGGAGATAGTAGGATTCATAGAGAAAGCTCTGCTTGCTACAGATGATCCTGATATCACAGTAGACGAACTTGTGGCTCTGACCTTGGAAACGGGAAAATACGGTGTAGAAGCTATGGCCCTGCTAGACAAGGCAAACACAGACACATACGGGAATCCTGAGATCACAAAGGTAAACATAGGTGTGGGTAAAAATCCTGGAATACTCATCTCGGGGCATGACCTGCGTGATATGGAACAGCTTTTAGAGCAGACAAAGGGAACAGGAGTAGATGTATATACTCACTCTGAGATGCTTCCTGCAAACTATTATCCAGCATTTAAAAAGTATGAGAACTTTGTAGGAAACTACGGTGGATCATGGTGGCATCAGACAAAAGAGTTTGAAACATTTAACGGACCTGTACTTTTCACAAGTAACTGTATAGTTCCACCAAGAAGCGGATCCCTCACATATAAAGAGAGAATCTTTACTACAAATGCAGCAGGGATGGGCGGATGTGTCCATATAGAAAAAGATGCTGAAGGTAAAAAAGACTTTACTCCTATTATTGAAATGGCTAAAAAGTGTCAACCTCCTGTGGAAATAGAAACGGGGGAGATTGTCGGTGGATTCGCACATAATCAGGTAATTGCTCTGGCCGACAAGGTTATAGAGGCTGTTAAATCGGGAGCGATCAAGAAATTTGTGGTTATGGCAGGGTGCGATGCGAGAATGCAGGACAGAAAATATTATACTGAATTTGCAGAGAAGCTTCCGAAGGACACGGTAATACTTACTGCTGGATGTGCTAAGTACAGATATAACAAGCTTCCATTAGGAGATATAGGGGGAATACCTAGAGTCTTAGATGCTGGCCAGTGTAACGATTCTTATTCACTGGCAGTAATAGCAATGAAGCTTCAAGAGGTCTTTGGATTAGATGATATAAATGACCTTCCTATCGCTTATAATATCGCATGGTATGAGCAGAAAGCGGTAATTGTACTTCTTGCTTTGCTTCACTTAGGTATAAAAAATATTCACCTTGGGCCTACTCTTCCTGCTTTTCTTTCACCAAACGTAACAAACGTACTGGTTGAAAAATTTGGTATTGCGAGAATATCAACAGTAGAAGAGGACATGAAAATATTTGGAATAGAGTGA
- the nadD gene encoding nicotinate-nucleotide adenylyltransferase codes for MKKIGVYGGSFNPVHRGHVEIIKYVLKEMELDRLIIIPVGCPSHKEDLLLEGEKRIELLRAACMDIDSVEVSDIEIKNKGVSYTYDTLLNLKKKYIDASFYEIIGEDSADYLHEWKDYEKMVEECKFVVLKRNGYAYRAEHKNIIVLESPLYRYSSSEIRERLKKGLDITGMVPEKVHEIIIKEKLYR; via the coding sequence ATGAAAAAAATAGGTGTTTACGGCGGAAGTTTCAACCCTGTTCATAGAGGACATGTGGAAATAATAAAATATGTCTTGAAAGAGATGGAGCTTGACAGACTAATTATTATTCCCGTAGGATGTCCATCTCACAAAGAGGATCTGCTTCTTGAGGGAGAAAAAAGAATAGAGTTACTGAGAGCTGCCTGTATGGATATAGACAGCGTGGAAGTATCAGATATAGAGATAAAAAATAAGGGGGTATCTTATACTTATGATACCCTTTTGAATTTAAAAAAGAAATACATAGACGCTAGTTTTTATGAAATTATAGGAGAAGATTCTGCAGACTATCTTCACGAATGGAAAGACTATGAAAAAATGGTTGAGGAGTGCAAGTTTGTAGTGCTCAAAAGAAATGGATATGCATACAGAGCAGAGCATAAGAATATAATAGTTTTAGAAAGCCCCCTATACAGATACAGTTCTAGTGAGATAAGAGAACGGCTAAAAAAAGGGCTAGATATAACGGGTATGGTCCCTGAAAAAGTACACGAGATAATAATCAAAGAAAAATTATACAGATAG
- a CDS encoding PTS sugar transporter subunit IIA yields MINYLTSKLLTVVDGKKSKEEVIGLLADMASENSDAVENKELFLERLFQREEVGTTGIGMGIVVPHARCESLNKIVIAVALLKNPIEFNTPDGVDAKLVILVGAPKNNNKEYLDLLAKIARKFRYKEYRENILEASSKEELIEALSGI; encoded by the coding sequence ATGATTAATTATCTCACCAGTAAACTGCTGACAGTGGTAGATGGGAAGAAAAGTAAAGAAGAGGTAATAGGACTTCTAGCGGATATGGCATCTGAAAATAGTGATGCGGTGGAAAACAAAGAACTGTTTTTAGAAAGACTTTTTCAGAGAGAAGAGGTAGGGACAACAGGAATAGGTATGGGAATAGTGGTTCCTCACGCAAGATGTGAATCTCTTAACAAAATAGTAATAGCCGTAGCACTTCTTAAAAATCCTATTGAATTTAATACACCAGACGGAGTGGATGCTAAGCTTGTAATACTTGTGGGAGCTCCTAAAAACAACAATAAAGAATATTTGGACCTTTTGGCTAAAATAGCAAGAAAATTCAGATATAAGGAATATAGAGAAAATATCCTAGAGGCGTCGAGTAAAGAAGAACTTATAGAGGCATTGTCGGGAATCTGA
- the lpxK gene encoding tetraacyldisaccharide 4'-kinase — protein MEILAYIYYIVTTVRNSLYDKGIFKIRKVDDIEIICVGNITVGGTGKTPAVQHFTKKLKEKGKKVAIVSRGYRGKRKRDPLLVSDGREIFASPEESGDEPYLHAINAKVPVIVGKNRYRACSYAKKHFDIDTIILDDGFQHRKLKRNRDVVLIDATNPFGGKALLPKGTLREDLKRGLKRASEFIITKSDLASEKEVETIKKYLRRYQKNISVAKHGVSALCDLKGNMKPLFWIKGKRVLLFSGLANPLNFEKTVISLEPEYIERVDFMDHHHFKKKDFQNIEKRAEIMNADYIITTEKDLVKLPRDFNLSDTYVLKIEFTMIEDNILK, from the coding sequence ATGGAAATTTTAGCATACATATATTATATTGTTACAACAGTTAGAAACTCTCTATATGATAAGGGAATTTTCAAAATCAGAAAAGTAGATGACATAGAGATCATATGTGTAGGAAATATAACTGTAGGTGGAACTGGAAAGACTCCTGCAGTACAACACTTTACTAAAAAACTCAAGGAGAAAGGCAAGAAGGTCGCTATAGTTTCAAGGGGATATAGAGGGAAGAGAAAAAGAGATCCCCTTCTTGTGAGTGACGGCAGAGAGATATTTGCTTCTCCTGAAGAAAGCGGAGATGAACCCTATCTCCATGCTATAAATGCTAAGGTTCCTGTTATAGTTGGAAAAAATAGATATAGGGCATGTTCTTATGCAAAGAAACATTTTGATATAGACACAATAATTCTCGATGACGGTTTTCAGCACAGAAAACTAAAGAGAAACAGAGATGTGGTTTTGATAGATGCCACTAATCCTTTTGGTGGAAAGGCACTGCTTCCAAAAGGAACTCTCAGGGAAGATTTGAAACGGGGCCTAAAAAGAGCCAGTGAATTTATTATAACTAAATCTGATTTGGCAAGTGAAAAAGAGGTAGAAACTATAAAGAAATATCTGAGAAGATATCAGAAAAATATATCGGTGGCAAAACACGGAGTATCTGCACTATGTGATTTAAAAGGGAATATGAAGCCACTCTTTTGGATAAAAGGTAAAAGAGTATTGCTTTTTTCCGGTCTTGCTAATCCACTTAATTTTGAAAAAACTGTAATTTCCCTGGAACCTGAATATATTGAACGGGTGGATTTTATGGATCACCATCATTTTAAAAAAAAGGATTTTCAGAATATAGAAAAAAGAGCTGAAATAATGAATGCAGACTATATAATAACTACAGAGAAAGACCTGGTAAAGCTTCCACGGGATTTTAATCTGAGTGACACATATGTTTTAAAAATAGAGTTTACAATGATAGAGGATAATATACTTAAATAG